From Corvus cornix cornix isolate S_Up_H32 chromosome 17, ASM73873v5, whole genome shotgun sequence, the proteins below share one genomic window:
- the CDC26 gene encoding anaphase-promoting complex subunit CDC26, which yields MLRRKPTRLELKLDDIEEFESVRKELESRRKQRDEAEAPAGGEEAAAIGALGTEHKSREQLINDRIGYKPQPKAGGRTAHFGTFEF from the exons ATGCTCCGTCGGAAGCCGACGCGGCTGGAGCTGAAGCTGGACGACATCGAGGAGTTCGAGAGCGTCcggaaggagctggag AGCCGCAGGAAGCAGCGGGACGAGGCGGAGGCACCGGCGGGCGGCGAGGAGGCGGCGGCGATCGGAGCGCTGGGCACGGAGCACAAGAGCCGCGAGCAGCTCATCAATGACCGCATCGGGTACAAGCCGCAGCCCAAGGCCGGCGGCCGCACCGCGCACTTCGGCACCTTCGAGTTCTGA
- the PRPF4 gene encoding U4/U6 small nuclear ribonucleoprotein Prp4, which produces MATARAPAARGGARPPEPPKPKPAEESDGPPAKRAPIFYGSLEEKERERLAKGESGLLGKEGMKAAMEAGNINISSGEVFDLEDHMSERQAEVLAEFERRKRARQINVSTDDSEVKACLRALGEPITLFGEGPAERRERLRNILSVVGTDALKKTRKDDDRSKKSKEEYQQTWYHEGPRSLKTARLWLANYSLPRAAKRLEEARLLKEIPEATRTSQRQELHKSLRSLNNFCSQIGDDRPLSYCHFSPNSKLLATACWSGLCKLWSVPDCNLVHTLRGHSTNVGAVVFHPKATVSLDKKDVSLASCAADGSVKLWNLESDEPVADIEGHSMRVARVMWHPSGRFLGTTCYDHSWRLWDLEAQEEILHQEGHSKGVYDIAFHTDGSLAGTGGLDAFGRVWDLRTGRCIMFLEGHLKEIYGINFSPNGYHVATGSGDNTCKVWDLRQRKCIYTIPAHQNLVTGVRFEPNHGNFLLTGAYDNTAKIWTHPGWSPLKTLAGHEGKVMGLDISLDGQLIATCSYDRTFKLWTAE; this is translated from the exons ATGGCCACCGCGCGGGCACCGGCTGCGCGAGGCGGGGCCCGGCCCCCCGAG ccccccaagCCCaagcctgcagaggagagcGATGGACCCCCAGCCAAGCGGGCGCCCATCTTCTACGGGagcctggaggagaaggagcgGGAGCGCCTGGCCAAGGGCGAGTCGGGGCTGCTGGGCAAGGAAGGCATGAAGGCTGCCATGGAGGCTGGGAACATCAACATCAGCAGCG GGGAGGTGTTTGACCTCGAGGACCACATGAGCGAGCGCCAGGCCGAAGTGCTGGCGGAGTTCGAGCGCCGCAAGCGCGCCCGGCAGATCAACGTCTCCACCGACGACTCCGAGGTCAAGGCCTGCCTGAGGGCCCTGGGGGAGCCCATCACGCTCTTTGGAGAGGGGCCTGCGGAGCGCAGGGAGAG GTTAAGGAACATCCTCTCCGTGGTTGGCACAGATGCGTTAAAAAAGACCAGGAAAGATGATGACAGGTCAAAAAAGTCCAAAGAAGAG TATCAGCAAACCTGGTACCATGAGGGCCCACGCAGTCTGAAAacagccaggctgtggctggCCAACTACTCACTCCCCAG GGCAGCAAAGCGGCTGGAGGAGGCCCGGCTGCTCAAGGAGATTCCCGAGGCCACCAGGACATcccagaggcaggagctgcacaaaTCCCTGCGG tcCTTGAATAACTTCTGCAGTCAGATCGGGGACGATCGCCCGCTGTCCTACTGCCACTTCAGCCCCAACTCCAAACTCCTGGCCACAGCCTGCTG GAGTGGGCTGTGCAAGCTCTGGTCTGTGCCCGACTGCAACCTGGTTCACACCTTACGAG GGCACAGCACCAATGTGGGGGCAGTCGTGTTCCACCCCAAGGCCACGGTGTCCCTGGACAAGAAGGACGTCAGCCTGGCCTCGTGCGCCGCCGACGGCTCCGTCAAACTCTGGAACCTGGAAAG TGACGAGCCTGTGGCAGACATCGAGGGACACAGCATGAGAGTGGCCCGTGTGATGTGGCACCCGTCCGGGAGGTTCCTGGGCACCACCTG CTACGATCACTCGTGGCGCCTGTGGGACCTGGAGGCCCAGGAGGAGATCCTGCACCAGGAGGGGCACAGCAAGGGGGTCTATGACATCGCCTTCCACACTGACGGCTCCCTCGCCGGCACGGG AGGCCTGGATGCCTTTGGCCGGGTGTGGGATCTGCGCACGGGACGCTGTATCATGTTCCTGGAAGGGCATCTGAAGGAGATCTACGGGATCAACTTCTCCCCAAATGG GTACCACGTGGCCACGGGCAGCGGGGACAACACCTGCAAGGTGTGGGACCTGCGGCAGAGGAAGTGCATCTACACCATCCCTGCCCACCAGAACCTGGTCACCGGCGTCAGGTTCGAAC CCAACCACGGGAATTTCCTGCTCACAGGCGCCTACGACAACACGGCCAAGATCTGGACCCACCCTGGCTGGTCCCCGCTGAAGACGCTGGCGGGGCACGAGGGGAAGGTGATGGGCCTGGACATCTCCCTGGATGGGCAGCTCATTGCCACCTGCTCCTACGACAGAACCTTCAAGCTCTGGACAGCCGAGTAG